A window from Triplophysa dalaica isolate WHDGS20190420 chromosome 3, ASM1584641v1, whole genome shotgun sequence encodes these proteins:
- the LOC130417283 gene encoding sorting nexin-16-like, whose amino-acid sequence MFYQNESPEVVRKRNGMEFHRNRFCRESKEESSVKVTLLGYKVMEEKTKFTVYKILIERAPDQSWFVFRRYTDFSQLNDKLKELFPVFNFSLPPKRWFNNFSTEFLEERRLGLQDFLQNLVANKDVLNSEAVREFLCLDEPHSAFDSLEKRAFCETDCHLQRTLMDNKCEIETLRSLLVHKELQISTPERKMIETHKSQNVLNVLSADTTANGDFLREREVEKDNPRRPNKSSELQFIRSHRACWYGSATDGALTYIQANKDLEDHSRNSNK is encoded by the exons ATGTTCTACCAGAATGAAAGTCCAGAGGTTGTAAGGAAAAGGAATGGAATGGAGTTTCATAGGAATAGATTTTGTAGAGAGAGTAAAGAGGAGAGCTCAGTCAAAGTCACCTTGCTCGGCTATAAAGTTATGGAGGAGAAGACAAAGTTTACA gtcTACAAGATCTTAATAGAGCGTGCACCAGACCAAAGCTGGTTTGTTTTTAGACGGTACACAGATTTCTCACAACTAAATGACAAG TTAAAGGAGTTGTTTCCTGTGTTTAACTTTTCCCTGCCACCCAAGCGCTGGTTCAACAACTTTAGCACTGAATTCCTAGAGGAGAGAAGACTAGGTCTTCAAGACTTTCTACAGAACTTGGTTGCCAACAAAGATGTGCTTAATAG TGAAGCAGTCCGAGAGTTCTTATGCTTGGATGAACCACATTCAGCCTTTGACAGTCTTGAGAAGAGG GCCTTTTGTGAGACCGACTGTCATCTTCAGAGGACATTAATGGACAACAAATGTGAGATTGAGACCCTGAGAAGCCTCCTGGTGCACAAAGAGCTTCAAATTAGCACGCCCGAAAGGAAAATGAT TGAAACTCACAAATCCCAAAATGTGCTGAACGTGCTGTCCGCAGACACAACTGCAAATGGAGACTTTTTAAGAGAGCGAGAAGTGGAGAAAGACAACCCCAGGAGACCAAATAAAAG TTCTGAATTGCAGTTTATAAGGAGTCACAGAGCATGCTGGTATGGCTCAGCCACTGACGGGGCACTTACTTACATCCAGGCCAACAAGGATCTGGAAGACCATTCTAGGAATTCcaacaagtaa
- the LOC130417902 gene encoding uncharacterized protein LOC130417902 isoform X1 encodes MIACVFCKKKLYTLKGYVLHCRVHRNEPRCLFKCVGTNCSQTFTTYSAFKGHFYRVHNVPQAAPIAVVADLKCAVSLCARHFHTVKELVSHLNDHIGEGRSVSCPVSGCKHVFTKKSSFTSHMCRKHKACSPDGIDNMYRETRPQPPDVIASTDDSENAHEAMPTASAASDMPENESQSYLRNMCLFYLKLQGQLLIPASTIQTIVEEMQNVHELGRAYTITKVSSFLKNDMSLSDEAVSKICDCIKESDLFSACHQGQLRTTYSRNQTFTKLFKYTEPQKVALGTDENMTQKFAYYIPLAQTLKSFLQSHLGRTTQSQQFGNPDVEVFTDIYDGQNFKCHQFFNENPESLKLVLYQDSFEIVNPLGSAKKTHKVLAVYLSVANLPIHLRSNTDNMFLVSLCVENDLKRFGVAKVFSELLADLKSLETDGIYVDGETVKGGLYCIAGDNLGSHFIGGFTENFSRSQYFCRYCEITRSEFVADPNVCGPPRTPETYDAAVAGLQAENIQGVRGIKVEFFFFSANMTDSGRTFLDVAIMEALPQLQAINKNILEEHLQSIGVETYDDLRFVTEADLMTALRPVEARKLLSVWKRKYHTPENSSVSSVEASATQSLSFLSVSPRSSLSTSSSSPGLDTQWDDNFEIPWSKFPEEVMQSLERGKRPGPKLRRQMVRIVVTEMMEKCPHVGKKHSTDVATKMVAKYPNSLQDVIEGDIVGTGYHSLVKQLQNRIENVRRTSTPKIRKRKHQNDDSDTDEIPSEERAAMQDTYGCIKWNVKFLPLEETQETQQQKMEKLKEMFQHSDANPEEVKCLMKSTFYTQRQLVNQGKSIKCLREEWPFWFDELGMSVHFIELTGIDLKETFTRNLDLKGKRLLDYMTTVCVNKSKKFLQNYARLQRVRGLQSVCSGDVIEMILLLLSYFDEKEESMFFHVEETCLAEEVQLEQVPLTPVVIVCGQSCYSSTRYMLSLDRNLINTNISSFISALCLMFGSYYCFNVHYPSELASTLEFLQRCFFSINPEKGTKVENKNSKRRLNVNPRVLTLIQELSDHEWR; translated from the exons ATGATCGCTTGTGTCTTTTGTAAAAAGAAATTGTATACATTAAAAGGCTATGTACTACATTGCAGAGTGCATAGGAATGAGCCCCgttgtctttttaaatgtgttggcACCAACTGTAGTCAAACGTTTACCACTTATTCAGCTTTCAAGGGCCATTTTTATCGTGTGCACAATGTACCGCAAGCTGCTCCTATAGCTGTTGTTGCGGATTTAAAATGCGCAGTTTCATTATGTGCCCGCCATTTTCACACGGTGAAAGAGCTAGTGTCTCACTTAAATGATCATATTGGAGAGGGCAGGTCTGTATCATGTCCAGTAAGTGGTTGTAAGCACGTGTTTACAAAAAAGTCGTCATTTACTTCTCACATGTGTAGGAAGCATAAAGCGTGCTCCCCAGATGGTATCGATAACATGTACAGGGAAACTCGCCCTCAGCCCCCAGATGTCATTGCCAGTACAGATGATTCAGAAAACGCACATGAAGCCATGCCAACAGCTAGTGCAGCCAGTGATATGCCAGAGAATGAAAGTCAGTCTTATCTCAGAAACATGTGTCTCTTTTACCTTAAACTGCAAGGACAGCTGCTTATTCCTGCCTCTACTATACAGACTATTGTTGAGGAAATGCAAAATGTGCACGAGTTAGGTCGAGCCTATACAATAACTAAAGTAAGttcttttttaaaaaatgatatgagCCTATCAGATGAAGCAGTCTCTAAAATATGTGACTGCATTAAAGAGTCAGATTTGTTCTCTGCCTGTCATCAGGGACAATTAAGAACAACATACTCCAGAAATCAGACATTcacaaaactgtttaaatacaCGGAACCCCAAAAAGTGGCATTGGGAACGGATGAGAACATGACACAAAAATTTGCTTACTACATACCACTGGCACAAACTCTGAAGAGCTTTTTACAGTCACATTTAGGGAGGACTACACAGTCACAGCAGTTTGGAAATCCTGATGTAGAGGTTTTTACGGATATATATGATGGCCAAAATTTCAAATGTCACCAGTTCTTCAATGAAAACCCTGAAAGCCTCAAACTGGTTTTGTACCAAGACTCATTTGAAATTGTGAATCCCCTGGGTTCTGCTAAAAAGACGCACAAAGTTCTTGCAGTCTATCTTTCAGTAGCAAATTTACCCATTCATTTGCGTTCAAATACTGATAATATGTTTTTAGTCTCGTTGTGTGTTGAGAATGACCTAAAGCGTTTTGGAGTAGCCAAAGTTTTCTCAGAGTTGTTGGCAGATCTGAAATCCTTGGAGACGGATGGAATATATGTAGATGGAGAAACAGTAAAAGGAGGTCTTTACTGTATTGCTGGGGATAACTTGGGCTCTCATTTCATAGGTGGGTTTACAGAGAACTTCAGCCGCTCTCAATATTTTTGCAGGTACTGTGAAATCACAAGAAGTGAGTTTGTGGCTGATCCGAATGTCTGTGGTCCTCCACGCACCCCAGAGACATATGACGCAGCTGTTGCTGGTCTCCAGGCTGAAAACATCCAAGGCGTCAGAGGAATAAAG gtggaattttttttcttcagtgcaAATATGACCGACTCAGGGCGAACCTTCCTAGATGTCGCCATCATGGAAGCCCTACCACAACTTCAAGCAATTAACAAAAACATCCTGGAAGAGCACTTGCAGTCCATTGGAGTAGAGACGTATGATGATCTACGCTTTGTAACGGAGGCTGATTTGATGACAGCATTAAGACCTGTAGAAGCCAGGAAGCTTCTTTCTGTTTGGAAACGGAAAT ACCACACTCCCGAGAACAGCTCAGTATCATCTGTGGAAGCCTCAGCTACCCAATCGCTGtcatttctctctgtctcaccCCGAAGTTCATTGTCAACCTCCTCCAGCAGCCCAGGACTTGACACACAGTGGGACGACAACTTTGAAATTCCATGGAGTAAATTTCCTGAGGAAGTGATGCAGTCTTTAGAGAGGGGGAAAAGGCCAGGCCCAAAACTAAGGAGGCAAATGGTCCGGATTGTTGTGACTGAGATGATGGAAAAATGCCCTCATGTCGGTAAAAAGCATTCAACGGACGTTGCAACAAAAATGGTGGCAAAATATCCCAATTCTCTCCAAGATGTTATAGAGGGCGATATTGTTGGAACAGGCTACCATTCCCTTGTCAAACAGTTGCAAAACAGAATTGAAAATGTGAGGCGTACTTCAACacccaaaataagaaaaagaaaacatcagaATGATGACTCCGACACAGACGAGATCCCATCAGAAGAGAGAGCAGCAATGCAGGACACTTATGGATGCATTAAATGGAATGTAAAATTTCTGCCCCTTGAAGAAACTCAAGAGACCCAGCAGCAAAAGATGGAAAAACTCAAGGAGATGTTCCAACACTCTGATGCCAATCCAGAGGAGGTAAAATGTCTAATGAAGTCCACGTTTTACACACAGCGTCAACTTGTCAACCAAGGAAAAAGTATCAAATGCCTTAGAGAGGAGTGGCCGTTTTGGTTTGATGAACTTGGCATGTCAGTCCACTTCATTGAACTCACTGGGATTGACCTCAAAGAGACATTCACACGAAATTTGGATTTGAAGGGGAAAAGGCTTCTCGACTACATGACCACAGTTTGTGTCAACAAGAGCAAGAAGTTCCTTCAGAATTATGCAAGACTTCAGAGGGTGCGTGGACTGCAGAGTGTCTGCTCAGGTGATGTGATAGAGATGATCCTGCTTCTGCTCAGCTACTTTGATGAGAAGGAGGAGTCCATGTTCTTCCATGTAGAAGAAACATGTCTGGCAGAAGAGGTCCAACTGGAGCAAGTGCCTCTGACACCCGTTGTTATTGTCTGTG GACAGTCCTGCTATTCCTCCACAAGGTACATGCTGAGTCTGGATCGGAACCTTATCAACACAAACATCTCCTCCTTCATTTCTGCATTGTGCCTCATGTTCGGAAGCTACTACTGTTTTAATGTTCATTATCCATCTGAGCTGGCTTCAACTCTGGAGTTTCttcaaag GTGTTTTTTCTCGATAAACCCAGAAAAAGGAACGAAAGTAGAGAATAAGAACTCCAAGCGTCGTCTCAACGTGAACCCTCGAGTCCTCACCCTGATACAGGAACTCTCCGATCACGAGTGGCGTTAA
- the LOC130417902 gene encoding uncharacterized protein LOC130417902 isoform X2: MYIFFLFCLKVEFFFFSANMTDSGRTFLDVAIMEALPQLQAINKNILEEHLQSIGVETYDDLRFVTEADLMTALRPVEARKLLSVWKRKYHTPENSSVSSVEASATQSLSFLSVSPRSSLSTSSSSPGLDTQWDDNFEIPWSKFPEEVMQSLERGKRPGPKLRRQMVRIVVTEMMEKCPHVGKKHSTDVATKMVAKYPNSLQDVIEGDIVGTGYHSLVKQLQNRIENVRRTSTPKIRKRKHQNDDSDTDEIPSEERAAMQDTYGCIKWNVKFLPLEETQETQQQKMEKLKEMFQHSDANPEEVKCLMKSTFYTQRQLVNQGKSIKCLREEWPFWFDELGMSVHFIELTGIDLKETFTRNLDLKGKRLLDYMTTVCVNKSKKFLQNYARLQRVRGLQSVCSGDVIEMILLLLSYFDEKEESMFFHVEETCLAEEVQLEQVPLTPVVIVCGQSCYSSTRYMLSLDRNLINTNISSFISALCLMFGSYYCFNVHYPSELASTLEFLQRCFFSINPEKGTKVENKNSKRRLNVNPRVLTLIQELSDHEWR, encoded by the exons atgtacattttttttctcttctgtctgaaggtggaattttttttcttcagtgcaAATATGACCGACTCAGGGCGAACCTTCCTAGATGTCGCCATCATGGAAGCCCTACCACAACTTCAAGCAATTAACAAAAACATCCTGGAAGAGCACTTGCAGTCCATTGGAGTAGAGACGTATGATGATCTACGCTTTGTAACGGAGGCTGATTTGATGACAGCATTAAGACCTGTAGAAGCCAGGAAGCTTCTTTCTGTTTGGAAACGGAAAT ACCACACTCCCGAGAACAGCTCAGTATCATCTGTGGAAGCCTCAGCTACCCAATCGCTGtcatttctctctgtctcaccCCGAAGTTCATTGTCAACCTCCTCCAGCAGCCCAGGACTTGACACACAGTGGGACGACAACTTTGAAATTCCATGGAGTAAATTTCCTGAGGAAGTGATGCAGTCTTTAGAGAGGGGGAAAAGGCCAGGCCCAAAACTAAGGAGGCAAATGGTCCGGATTGTTGTGACTGAGATGATGGAAAAATGCCCTCATGTCGGTAAAAAGCATTCAACGGACGTTGCAACAAAAATGGTGGCAAAATATCCCAATTCTCTCCAAGATGTTATAGAGGGCGATATTGTTGGAACAGGCTACCATTCCCTTGTCAAACAGTTGCAAAACAGAATTGAAAATGTGAGGCGTACTTCAACacccaaaataagaaaaagaaaacatcagaATGATGACTCCGACACAGACGAGATCCCATCAGAAGAGAGAGCAGCAATGCAGGACACTTATGGATGCATTAAATGGAATGTAAAATTTCTGCCCCTTGAAGAAACTCAAGAGACCCAGCAGCAAAAGATGGAAAAACTCAAGGAGATGTTCCAACACTCTGATGCCAATCCAGAGGAGGTAAAATGTCTAATGAAGTCCACGTTTTACACACAGCGTCAACTTGTCAACCAAGGAAAAAGTATCAAATGCCTTAGAGAGGAGTGGCCGTTTTGGTTTGATGAACTTGGCATGTCAGTCCACTTCATTGAACTCACTGGGATTGACCTCAAAGAGACATTCACACGAAATTTGGATTTGAAGGGGAAAAGGCTTCTCGACTACATGACCACAGTTTGTGTCAACAAGAGCAAGAAGTTCCTTCAGAATTATGCAAGACTTCAGAGGGTGCGTGGACTGCAGAGTGTCTGCTCAGGTGATGTGATAGAGATGATCCTGCTTCTGCTCAGCTACTTTGATGAGAAGGAGGAGTCCATGTTCTTCCATGTAGAAGAAACATGTCTGGCAGAAGAGGTCCAACTGGAGCAAGTGCCTCTGACACCCGTTGTTATTGTCTGTG GACAGTCCTGCTATTCCTCCACAAGGTACATGCTGAGTCTGGATCGGAACCTTATCAACACAAACATCTCCTCCTTCATTTCTGCATTGTGCCTCATGTTCGGAAGCTACTACTGTTTTAATGTTCATTATCCATCTGAGCTGGCTTCAACTCTGGAGTTTCttcaaag GTGTTTTTTCTCGATAAACCCAGAAAAAGGAACGAAAGTAGAGAATAAGAACTCCAAGCGTCGTCTCAACGTGAACCCTCGAGTCCTCACCCTGATACAGGAACTCTCCGATCACGAGTGGCGTTAA
- the LOC130417902 gene encoding uncharacterized protein LOC130417902 isoform X3 yields MTDSGRTFLDVAIMEALPQLQAINKNILEEHLQSIGVETYDDLRFVTEADLMTALRPVEARKLLSVWKRKYHTPENSSVSSVEASATQSLSFLSVSPRSSLSTSSSSPGLDTQWDDNFEIPWSKFPEEVMQSLERGKRPGPKLRRQMVRIVVTEMMEKCPHVGKKHSTDVATKMVAKYPNSLQDVIEGDIVGTGYHSLVKQLQNRIENVRRTSTPKIRKRKHQNDDSDTDEIPSEERAAMQDTYGCIKWNVKFLPLEETQETQQQKMEKLKEMFQHSDANPEEVKCLMKSTFYTQRQLVNQGKSIKCLREEWPFWFDELGMSVHFIELTGIDLKETFTRNLDLKGKRLLDYMTTVCVNKSKKFLQNYARLQRVRGLQSVCSGDVIEMILLLLSYFDEKEESMFFHVEETCLAEEVQLEQVPLTPVVIVCGQSCYSSTRYMLSLDRNLINTNISSFISALCLMFGSYYCFNVHYPSELASTLEFLQRCFFSINPEKGTKVENKNSKRRLNVNPRVLTLIQELSDHEWR; encoded by the exons ATGACCGACTCAGGGCGAACCTTCCTAGATGTCGCCATCATGGAAGCCCTACCACAACTTCAAGCAATTAACAAAAACATCCTGGAAGAGCACTTGCAGTCCATTGGAGTAGAGACGTATGATGATCTACGCTTTGTAACGGAGGCTGATTTGATGACAGCATTAAGACCTGTAGAAGCCAGGAAGCTTCTTTCTGTTTGGAAACGGAAAT ACCACACTCCCGAGAACAGCTCAGTATCATCTGTGGAAGCCTCAGCTACCCAATCGCTGtcatttctctctgtctcaccCCGAAGTTCATTGTCAACCTCCTCCAGCAGCCCAGGACTTGACACACAGTGGGACGACAACTTTGAAATTCCATGGAGTAAATTTCCTGAGGAAGTGATGCAGTCTTTAGAGAGGGGGAAAAGGCCAGGCCCAAAACTAAGGAGGCAAATGGTCCGGATTGTTGTGACTGAGATGATGGAAAAATGCCCTCATGTCGGTAAAAAGCATTCAACGGACGTTGCAACAAAAATGGTGGCAAAATATCCCAATTCTCTCCAAGATGTTATAGAGGGCGATATTGTTGGAACAGGCTACCATTCCCTTGTCAAACAGTTGCAAAACAGAATTGAAAATGTGAGGCGTACTTCAACacccaaaataagaaaaagaaaacatcagaATGATGACTCCGACACAGACGAGATCCCATCAGAAGAGAGAGCAGCAATGCAGGACACTTATGGATGCATTAAATGGAATGTAAAATTTCTGCCCCTTGAAGAAACTCAAGAGACCCAGCAGCAAAAGATGGAAAAACTCAAGGAGATGTTCCAACACTCTGATGCCAATCCAGAGGAGGTAAAATGTCTAATGAAGTCCACGTTTTACACACAGCGTCAACTTGTCAACCAAGGAAAAAGTATCAAATGCCTTAGAGAGGAGTGGCCGTTTTGGTTTGATGAACTTGGCATGTCAGTCCACTTCATTGAACTCACTGGGATTGACCTCAAAGAGACATTCACACGAAATTTGGATTTGAAGGGGAAAAGGCTTCTCGACTACATGACCACAGTTTGTGTCAACAAGAGCAAGAAGTTCCTTCAGAATTATGCAAGACTTCAGAGGGTGCGTGGACTGCAGAGTGTCTGCTCAGGTGATGTGATAGAGATGATCCTGCTTCTGCTCAGCTACTTTGATGAGAAGGAGGAGTCCATGTTCTTCCATGTAGAAGAAACATGTCTGGCAGAAGAGGTCCAACTGGAGCAAGTGCCTCTGACACCCGTTGTTATTGTCTGTG GACAGTCCTGCTATTCCTCCACAAGGTACATGCTGAGTCTGGATCGGAACCTTATCAACACAAACATCTCCTCCTTCATTTCTGCATTGTGCCTCATGTTCGGAAGCTACTACTGTTTTAATGTTCATTATCCATCTGAGCTGGCTTCAACTCTGGAGTTTCttcaaag GTGTTTTTTCTCGATAAACCCAGAAAAAGGAACGAAAGTAGAGAATAAGAACTCCAAGCGTCGTCTCAACGTGAACCCTCGAGTCCTCACCCTGATACAGGAACTCTCCGATCACGAGTGGCGTTAA
- the asip2b gene encoding agouti-signaling protein 2b: protein MRGFLIICLFFTAVHSIIGETSRIDVRKKHENDAATHSSAITTGVWNQEKPKRLFSRTRFLSQRHHVRPKPRPEALSAVQTPARRCGGLMENCSSVTPCCDPCASCHCRLFNTICHCWRLGHHCLKNT from the exons ATGAGGGGATTTCTgatcatttgtttgttctttacAGCAGTTCATTCTATCATAGGCGAAACCAGCAGGATTGATGTGcgtaaaaaacatgaaaacgacGCGGCTACCCACAGCTCTGCCATAACAACAG GAGTGTGGAATCAGGAGAAACCAAAGAGACTCTTTTCCAGAACGCGCTTTTTGTCCCAGAGACATCATGTG AGGCCTAAGCCAAGACCTGAGGCACTTTCTGCAGTCCAGACTCCAGCCCGACGCTGTGGAGGTCTGATGGAGAATTGCTCTTCTGTCACTCCCTGCTGTGACCCATGTGCTTCCTGCCACTGCAGGCTTTTCAACACCATCTGCCACTGCTGGAGACTGGGACACCACTGCCTCAAGAATACCTAG